From Pelotomaculum schinkii, the proteins below share one genomic window:
- a CDS encoding ANTAR domain-containing response regulator encodes MGEQRVIVIENDATWRKNIKGILAKMGYWVIGEAEDGQSGLKMVRSRQPDLVIIEAFLPGLDGHEVAQIINEDKLAPVIMVSSSTKQNIIEKAKAAKVFAFLMKPELESNLIPAVELALTNYQEIIRLENEVKELKETLETRKVIERAKGILMETMGITETDAFKRIQKQSMNKRISMRAVAEAIILAHNL; translated from the coding sequence GTGGGTGAACAAAGAGTTATCGTAATTGAAAACGATGCCACCTGGAGAAAAAACATCAAGGGTATTCTGGCAAAAATGGGTTATTGGGTAATCGGGGAGGCCGAGGATGGCCAATCCGGCTTGAAGATGGTTAGATCCAGACAACCCGACCTGGTGATTATCGAAGCTTTTTTACCTGGCCTGGACGGGCATGAAGTTGCCCAGATCATTAACGAGGATAAGCTGGCGCCGGTTATTATGGTATCTTCATCCACAAAGCAAAATATTATAGAAAAAGCCAAGGCGGCTAAGGTATTTGCTTTCCTCATGAAACCGGAGCTTGAATCCAACCTCATCCCGGCGGTTGAGCTGGCTTTGACCAACTATCAGGAAATCATCAGGCTGGAAAATGAGGTCAAAGAATTGAAAGAAACCCTGGAAACCAGGAAGGTAATTGAAAGGGCTAAAGGCATTTTAATGGAGACCATGGGCATCACTGAAACCGACGCTTTTAAACGTATCCAGAAACAGAGCATGAACAAGCGAATTTCTATGAGGGCTGTGGCTGAAGCGATTATACTCGCTCATAACTTATAG
- a CDS encoding glutamate synthase subunit beta translates to MGKLNGFLEYDRILPEDRAPLERVNDWNEFHYKISEETLQEQGARCMNCGTPFCHSGIMINGMVSGCPNHNLNPEWNDLVYRGLWQEALKRLLKTNNFPEFTGRVCPAPCEGACAAGLAVKPVASKTIECAIIDKAFEEGWIVPKPPARRTGKKVAVIGSGPSGLACADQLNKAGHWVTVFERADRAGGLLMYGIPNMKLHKRVVQRRVDLMAEEGVMFITGTEVGKDYPVSKLKKDFDAVVLCGGASKPRDLPLEGRNLKGIHFAVEFLKANTKSLLDSNHTDGNFISAAGKDVIVIGGGDTGTDCVGTAIRHKCRSINQLEIMPMLSVERAHNNPWPEFPRVYKVDYGQEEAVGLYGEDPRHYCITSKKFVGDENGQVKELHTVEVEWVKDDLGRIIPRDIPGTEKVWPAQLVLLAMGFTGPEDSLLSQLGVERDGRSNASAEYGKFTTNVEGVFAAGDMRRGQSLVAWSINEGRGAARECDRFLMGTTSLA, encoded by the coding sequence ATGGGTAAATTGAACGGATTTTTAGAATATGACCGGATACTTCCGGAGGACCGCGCTCCCTTGGAACGCGTCAACGACTGGAACGAGTTCCATTATAAAATCTCTGAAGAAACCCTTCAGGAACAGGGTGCGCGCTGTATGAACTGCGGCACACCGTTTTGTCACAGCGGGATCATGATCAACGGGATGGTTTCCGGGTGTCCCAACCACAACCTCAATCCGGAATGGAACGACCTGGTCTACCGTGGGTTGTGGCAGGAAGCGCTGAAACGACTTTTAAAGACCAATAATTTCCCTGAGTTCACCGGGCGGGTCTGCCCTGCCCCCTGCGAGGGAGCCTGCGCCGCCGGACTGGCCGTTAAACCCGTGGCATCAAAAACAATCGAATGCGCCATTATCGACAAGGCTTTCGAAGAAGGCTGGATTGTACCCAAACCGCCCGCCAGGCGAACCGGCAAAAAAGTCGCCGTGATTGGTTCCGGCCCCTCAGGCCTGGCCTGTGCGGACCAGCTCAATAAAGCCGGCCACTGGGTAACAGTTTTTGAGCGCGCCGACCGCGCGGGCGGACTCCTGATGTACGGCATCCCCAATATGAAACTGCATAAGAGGGTGGTACAGCGGCGGGTTGACCTGATGGCCGAAGAGGGCGTAATGTTTATAACCGGCACGGAAGTTGGCAAGGACTACCCTGTTTCAAAGCTAAAAAAAGACTTCGATGCGGTTGTCCTGTGCGGAGGCGCCAGCAAACCACGGGATTTACCATTGGAAGGGAGAAACCTGAAGGGTATACACTTTGCGGTGGAGTTTCTTAAAGCCAATACCAAAAGTTTACTGGACTCCAACCACACCGATGGCAACTTTATATCTGCGGCAGGTAAGGACGTGATTGTTATCGGCGGTGGTGATACCGGCACTGACTGCGTGGGCACAGCTATACGCCATAAGTGCCGCAGTATTAACCAGTTAGAAATCATGCCTATGTTGTCTGTGGAACGTGCCCACAATAACCCCTGGCCTGAATTCCCCAGAGTTTACAAGGTGGACTACGGTCAGGAAGAGGCAGTGGGCCTGTATGGGGAGGATCCCCGGCATTACTGCATTACCTCCAAAAAATTTGTCGGGGATGAAAACGGTCAGGTCAAAGAATTGCACACTGTCGAAGTGGAGTGGGTTAAAGATGACCTTGGCCGCATCATTCCTCGTGATATTCCAGGCACCGAAAAGGTATGGCCGGCTCAACTGGTGCTGTTGGCCATGGGCTTTACCGGTCCGGAAGACAGTCTTTTAAGCCAGCTTGGCGTGGAGCGTGACGGGCGCTCCAACGCCAGTGCCGAATACGGCAAATTCACCACCAACGTGGAAGGAGTCTTCGCCGCCGGTGACATGCGCCGTGGTCAGAGCCTGGTGGCCTGGAGCATAAACGAAGGGCGCGGGGCCGCCAGGGAATGCGACCGCTTCCTGATGGGCACGACCAGCCTGGCCTGA
- a CDS encoding glutamate synthase-related protein, translating to MSIGQQRSNDVLGTVNRGNPAESGLCTLCRADCQGKCETFMSCMQGRKMLYPRNFGAVTAGSDNITHVGVSYNSLRIQGYNYGAYGLPQGLSSDADDCIFPNVKIETEFGNEIKTKSRIPILSGALGSTFVAAKYWESFAVGAALVGYPIVIGENVVGVDKESVIENGKILKSPELDRRIETYLRYHDGYGAIIVQMNVEDTRNGVADYVLEKYGDKVIIELKWGQGAKDIGGEIQVRDLDYAIFLKNRGYIVDPDPTLSEVQQAFKSGAIRSFARHSRLGYTDLANYDQVRDSFMTAIADLRSKGYKRITLKTGSYGMEALAMAIKFATDAKLDLLTIDGSGGGTGMSPWNMMESWGVPSLLLHAKSYEYASILAQKGQRVVDLAFGGGIAREDQIFKALALGAPFTKMICIGRATMIPGFLGANIEGILKPERKAAVHGNWSELPKSVSDVGTRADEIFAGYYDVQKKVGADAMKDIPLGAIAVWTLADKLAAGLQQLLAGARKFSVPEISRYDLASGNRETEKETGIPFITEIQDEAAKRMLNS from the coding sequence ATGAGTATCGGTCAGCAGAGGTCTAATGATGTTTTGGGTACGGTGAATCGCGGCAACCCGGCCGAATCCGGGTTGTGTACATTATGCCGGGCAGATTGCCAGGGGAAATGTGAAACCTTCATGTCCTGTATGCAAGGACGTAAAATGCTTTATCCCCGAAATTTCGGAGCCGTCACTGCGGGAAGTGACAATATCACTCACGTGGGAGTTTCCTATAATTCCCTTCGCATTCAAGGTTATAACTATGGCGCCTATGGTCTCCCGCAAGGTCTTTCCAGCGATGCGGATGATTGTATCTTCCCCAATGTTAAAATTGAAACAGAGTTTGGAAATGAGATTAAGACAAAATCCAGGATCCCCATCCTGTCCGGCGCATTGGGCTCCACCTTCGTTGCCGCAAAGTACTGGGAGTCTTTTGCGGTCGGCGCAGCTCTCGTCGGTTATCCGATTGTCATCGGTGAAAACGTCGTAGGGGTTGACAAGGAGTCGGTTATCGAAAACGGTAAGATTCTGAAATCGCCTGAACTCGACCGCAGAATCGAAACCTATCTTCGTTATCATGATGGTTACGGAGCCATCATTGTTCAGATGAACGTTGAGGATACCCGCAACGGCGTTGCTGATTATGTCCTCGAAAAATACGGTGACAAGGTGATCATCGAACTGAAGTGGGGGCAAGGCGCTAAAGATATTGGCGGCGAAATCCAGGTAAGAGATCTTGATTACGCTATTTTTTTGAAAAACAGAGGTTATATCGTAGATCCGGATCCGACCCTGTCTGAAGTGCAGCAAGCTTTTAAATCCGGCGCCATCCGTTCTTTCGCCCGTCATAGCCGCCTGGGCTATACGGATCTTGCAAATTATGATCAGGTCAGAGATTCTTTCATGACGGCAATTGCTGATTTAAGGAGCAAAGGGTATAAAAGAATTACCTTGAAGACCGGTTCCTATGGTATGGAAGCGCTGGCAATGGCAATCAAATTTGCCACGGACGCCAAATTGGACCTTTTGACAATTGACGGCTCCGGTGGTGGTACCGGAATGAGCCCGTGGAATATGATGGAGAGCTGGGGCGTACCTTCGCTGCTGCTCCATGCCAAGTCCTATGAATATGCAAGTATCCTGGCTCAAAAAGGTCAAAGAGTTGTCGACCTGGCTTTTGGCGGCGGAATTGCCAGAGAAGATCAGATCTTTAAGGCCTTGGCCCTGGGCGCTCCATTTACAAAAATGATTTGTATCGGCAGAGCGACTATGATTCCCGGTTTCCTGGGAGCAAATATTGAAGGCATACTCAAGCCTGAGCGAAAAGCGGCTGTGCATGGAAACTGGAGTGAATTGCCGAAGTCTGTATCAGACGTTGGTACGAGGGCTGACGAAATCTTTGCGGGCTACTATGATGTTCAGAAAAAAGTGGGCGCTGACGCAATGAAGGATATTCCGCTGGGAGCAATTGCTGTTTGGACGCTCGCTGATAAATTGGCTGCCGGCTTGCAGCAGCTTCTTGCTGGAGCGCGTAAGTTCTCCGTCCCGGAAATATCCAGATATGATCTGGCGTCCGGCAACAGGGAGACTGAGAAAGAAACAGGCATTCCTTTCATTACGGAAATCCAGGATGAAGCCGCAAAGAGAATGTTAAATAGCTAG
- the glnA gene encoding type I glutamate--ammonia ligase — protein sequence MAKLTNEDVRKLAKELGVKFVRLQFTDIFGVLKNVAITVEQLEKALAGELMFDGSSIEGFVRIEESDMYLRPDPSTFAVFPWRPMDGAVARLICDIYNSDGTPFLGDPRNVLRRAIKEAEEMGYSMNAGPELEFFLFHLDNEGRPTTVTQDKAGYFDLAPVDLGENARRDMVLIMEDMGFEIEASHHEVAPGQHEIDFKYSDALSTADKIVTFKFIVRTTAQRHGLHASFMPKPVFGIAGSGMHMNQSLTRNGENAFYDPSSSDGLSEVCLYYVGGVLKHAGAITAVANQSVNSYKRLVSGYEAPVYVAWSAQNRSPLIRIPAKRGSSTRLELRSPDPACNPYLALAVSLKAGLDGIKNKITPPAPCNRNIYEMTPGERAALGIGSLPENLYQALQELEKDTVIREALGEHVFNRYMEAKRIEWDRYRIQVHPWELEEYLTKF from the coding sequence TTGGCTAAGCTTACTAACGAAGATGTACGTAAACTTGCCAAGGAATTAGGGGTTAAGTTTGTACGACTGCAGTTCACGGACATTTTTGGAGTTTTGAAAAATGTCGCCATTACTGTGGAACAGCTGGAGAAAGCCCTGGCTGGAGAGTTGATGTTTGATGGTTCATCTATCGAGGGCTTTGTACGGATCGAAGAATCGGATATGTACCTGAGGCCGGATCCTTCAACGTTTGCGGTGTTTCCCTGGCGGCCCATGGACGGAGCCGTTGCCAGGCTGATATGCGATATTTACAATTCGGATGGCACTCCCTTCCTGGGTGACCCGCGCAACGTTTTACGCAGGGCGATTAAGGAAGCCGAAGAAATGGGTTATAGCATGAATGCGGGACCCGAACTGGAGTTTTTCCTTTTCCACCTGGATAATGAAGGTCGCCCCACTACCGTTACCCAGGACAAGGCGGGGTATTTTGATCTCGCTCCAGTAGATTTAGGGGAGAACGCCCGGCGTGATATGGTTTTAATTATGGAGGATATGGGCTTTGAAATAGAGGCTTCACATCACGAGGTGGCTCCGGGGCAGCACGAAATTGACTTTAAATATTCGGATGCTTTAAGTACGGCAGACAAGATTGTAACCTTTAAGTTTATAGTGCGAACCACGGCACAGCGGCATGGCCTGCACGCCAGCTTTATGCCCAAACCTGTTTTTGGCATTGCCGGTTCCGGGATGCATATGAACCAATCACTCACCCGTAACGGGGAAAATGCCTTTTATGACCCTTCATCCAGTGATGGTTTAAGCGAGGTGTGTCTCTACTATGTTGGAGGCGTGCTCAAACATGCCGGCGCCATTACGGCTGTTGCCAACCAGAGTGTGAATTCTTATAAACGGCTTGTTTCAGGCTATGAGGCCCCCGTGTATGTCGCCTGGTCCGCGCAAAACCGGAGCCCGCTGATCCGGATTCCCGCCAAGCGCGGTTCGTCGACCCGGCTTGAGTTGCGCAGCCCCGATCCTGCCTGCAACCCTTACCTGGCTCTGGCGGTAAGCCTTAAAGCAGGTTTGGACGGTATCAAAAATAAGATTACGCCACCCGCTCCCTGTAACCGGAATATTTATGAAATGACCCCGGGTGAAAGAGCAGCGCTTGGTATCGGCAGCCTGCCGGAAAATCTTTATCAGGCCCTGCAGGAGCTGGAAAAAGATACAGTTATCCGTGAAGCTCTAGGGGAACACGTGTTTAACCGGTATATGGAAGCCAAGCGGATTGAATGGGACCGCTACCGGATTCAGGTTCACCCCTGGGAGTTGGAGGAATACCTGACTAAATTTTAA
- the gltB gene encoding glutamate synthase large subunit encodes MQQNGSHGLPPKQGLYDPQFEHDACGMGFVADIKGRKSHKIIKMAIQVLINLDHRGARGAELNSGDGAGILMQIPHGFFEKECAKQGISLPPAGSYGIGMLFLSHDQGKREKSQQFLENIIRQEGQTLLGWRHVPTDDSALGKTARLAQPYICQAIVAGNPEINDQLAFERKLYVIRKRAEKEVRLNCLEEGDTFYFASFSCRTIVYKGMLVPDQVTGYYLDLNDPSMETALALIHSRFSTNTFPSWERAHPYRYIIHNGEINTLRGNINWMHTRQSMCESELFGEDMAKIFPVIDTDGSDSAMFDNCLEFLSLSGRTLPHAVMMMIPEPWSNHESMSDEKKAFYEYHSCMMEPWDGPASIGFTDGTIIGAVLDRNGLRPSRYYVTKDDLIVLSSEVGVLDIPSEDVVLKERLRPGRMLLVDTGEGRIISDNELKQRMVTEHPYRQWLDQYLVGLEDLPEAAVPESEPETLLLRQQAFGYTFEDLVKILERMARDEVEPVGSMGNDASLAVLSEKPQLLYHYFKQLFAQVTNPPIDSIREEIIFAVETTIGSEKNLVKPEPDNCHKIRLKKPILTNGELAKIRHLKLDGFKTVTLPILFKVGEEGRNLEKAMEELCSAADRAIEDGANLLVLSDRGVDAQHVPIPALLAVSGLHHHLIREKTRTRVSLLLESGEPREVHHLAVLLGFGASAVNPYLAFETLENMTEQGLLEGLTAREAIKNYIKAAVKGVVKVASKMGISTIQSYCGAQVFEAVGIHQSVIDKYFTWTASRVGGVGTAEIAREAELRHQRAFANNIDPTLDSGSNYQWRHDGEEHLFNPQTITALQQACRRGDYALFKKYSGQVNFLNTNLRRYLEFKTDRIPVPIDEVEPVETIVRRFKTGAMSFGALSKEASETLAIAMNRIGGKSNTGEGGEDPARYKPLPNGDSACSAIKQVASGRFGVTSEYLTSANEIQIKMAQGAKPGDGGQLPGQKVYPWVAKVRGTTAGVGLISPPPHHDIYSIEDLAELIHDLKNSNPGARINVKLVSEVGVGTIAAGVAKGRADVVLISGYDGGTGASPRTSTNHAGLPWELGVAETHQTLVMNNLRDRIVIETDSKLMTGRDVAMAALLGAEEYGFGTAALVVLGCVMMRVCSLDTCPVGVCTQNPELRKNFKGKPEHLINYMHFIAQELREIMAQLGFRTVNEMIGRTDVLEQRAGIEHWKAKGLDLSSLLYQPDVPDSVGRYCRTEQYHALEKSLDRQFLLELCRDALKLGKPVEAKFPIKNTNRVVGTILGHEVTKRYGGEGLPEDTIRLSFEGSAGQSFGAFIPRGITMTVEGDTNDYFGKGLSGGKLIVFPPASATFVPEENIITGNVALYGATSGEAYIRGVAGERFCVRNSGANAVVEGVGDHGCEYMTGGRVVVLGTTGRNFAAGMSGGIAYVLDEDGTFPGRCNLGMVDLEKLDDAGEIEEVWNMIHRHWKYTGSQKADSVLDNWQKMAPKFVKVIPLDYRRMLGAIKRAYQKGLSGEEAIMVAFEENAKDESRVSGN; translated from the coding sequence TTGCAACAAAATGGAAGCCATGGACTACCCCCGAAACAGGGTCTTTACGACCCGCAATTTGAGCATGACGCATGTGGTATGGGGTTTGTCGCCGATATCAAAGGAAGAAAGTCACACAAAATTATCAAAATGGCGATACAAGTCCTGATCAACCTGGACCACCGGGGGGCCAGGGGCGCTGAGCTCAACTCCGGCGACGGCGCCGGTATCCTGATGCAAATCCCGCATGGCTTCTTCGAAAAGGAATGCGCCAAGCAGGGAATCAGCCTGCCCCCTGCGGGCAGTTATGGTATCGGCATGCTTTTCCTGTCCCACGACCAGGGTAAAAGGGAAAAAAGCCAGCAGTTTCTTGAAAATATAATTCGTCAAGAGGGGCAGACGCTTTTAGGTTGGCGGCATGTTCCAACCGACGACTCTGCGCTTGGTAAGACGGCGCGGCTGGCCCAACCATACATTTGCCAGGCGATAGTTGCCGGGAACCCGGAAATAAATGATCAGCTGGCCTTTGAACGCAAGCTGTATGTGATTCGCAAAAGGGCCGAAAAAGAGGTGCGTTTAAACTGCCTGGAGGAAGGGGATACCTTCTACTTCGCCAGCTTCTCTTGCAGGACGATTGTCTACAAAGGTATGCTTGTTCCGGATCAGGTTACCGGGTATTACCTTGACCTCAATGATCCATCCATGGAAACTGCCCTGGCTCTGATCCACTCCCGGTTCAGCACGAATACCTTCCCGAGCTGGGAACGGGCCCACCCTTATCGCTATATCATCCACAACGGAGAGATCAACACCCTGCGCGGCAACATCAACTGGATGCACACCCGTCAGTCCATGTGCGAGTCGGAGCTTTTCGGCGAGGATATGGCCAAGATTTTTCCGGTTATTGATACCGACGGCAGTGACTCGGCCATGTTTGACAACTGCCTGGAATTTCTGTCTCTTTCCGGGCGGACACTGCCCCATGCCGTCATGATGATGATCCCGGAGCCATGGAGCAATCATGAAAGCATGAGTGATGAGAAAAAGGCTTTCTATGAATACCACAGCTGTATGATGGAGCCATGGGACGGTCCGGCTTCCATCGGCTTCACAGACGGTACTATTATTGGCGCGGTCCTTGACCGTAACGGACTGAGACCGTCCCGCTACTATGTCACCAAGGACGACTTGATTGTACTGTCCTCGGAAGTCGGGGTGCTGGATATCCCGTCTGAAGACGTGGTGCTCAAGGAGCGTCTTCGCCCCGGCCGTATGCTGCTGGTGGATACCGGTGAAGGACGCATTATCAGCGACAACGAACTGAAGCAGCGCATGGTGACGGAGCATCCTTACCGCCAGTGGCTGGACCAATACTTAGTCGGCCTGGAGGACCTGCCGGAGGCAGCAGTCCCTGAATCTGAGCCCGAAACATTACTGCTGAGGCAGCAGGCTTTTGGTTATACCTTTGAGGATCTGGTTAAAATTTTGGAGCGTATGGCCAGGGATGAGGTAGAACCGGTAGGCTCCATGGGTAACGACGCTTCGCTGGCGGTGCTGTCGGAAAAACCCCAGCTTTTATACCATTATTTTAAACAGCTCTTCGCCCAGGTGACCAACCCGCCCATCGACTCTATCCGTGAAGAAATTATTTTCGCGGTTGAAACCACCATAGGTTCAGAAAAGAACCTGGTCAAACCTGAACCGGATAACTGTCATAAAATCAGGTTAAAGAAACCCATCCTGACCAACGGTGAACTGGCAAAAATCCGGCATCTCAAGCTCGACGGCTTTAAAACGGTAACTCTGCCGATCCTGTTCAAAGTGGGAGAAGAGGGCCGCAATTTGGAAAAGGCCATGGAGGAGCTGTGTTCGGCAGCCGACCGGGCTATTGAAGACGGCGCCAACTTACTTGTTTTATCTGACCGCGGCGTAGATGCGCAGCACGTTCCCATACCGGCCCTGCTGGCGGTGTCGGGCCTGCACCATCACCTGATCCGGGAAAAAACCCGTACCAGGGTCAGCCTTCTTTTGGAATCCGGTGAACCGCGTGAAGTTCACCACCTCGCAGTTTTGTTAGGCTTTGGCGCCAGCGCCGTCAATCCCTACCTGGCTTTTGAAACCCTGGAAAACATGACCGAGCAGGGGTTGCTAGAGGGGCTTACCGCCCGGGAAGCCATCAAAAATTACATCAAAGCTGCCGTCAAAGGCGTAGTCAAAGTAGCATCCAAGATGGGTATATCCACTATTCAAAGCTACTGCGGCGCCCAGGTCTTTGAGGCGGTCGGCATTCATCAGTCAGTTATTGACAAGTATTTTACCTGGACTGCATCAAGGGTAGGAGGGGTTGGTACGGCTGAGATTGCCCGGGAGGCTGAACTGCGCCACCAGAGGGCCTTTGCAAACAATATCGATCCTACTCTCGATTCCGGTTCCAATTATCAGTGGCGTCATGACGGGGAGGAGCACCTGTTTAACCCGCAGACCATTACAGCCCTGCAGCAGGCCTGCCGCAGAGGTGACTATGCTCTGTTTAAAAAGTACTCAGGCCAGGTCAACTTTCTGAACACCAATTTGAGAAGATACCTGGAATTTAAAACAGACCGGATACCGGTACCGATTGATGAGGTCGAACCGGTAGAAACAATTGTCCGGCGCTTCAAAACCGGAGCTATGTCCTTTGGCGCCCTCAGCAAGGAAGCCAGTGAAACCCTGGCTATCGCTATGAACCGCATCGGCGGTAAAAGCAATACCGGTGAGGGCGGGGAAGACCCGGCTCGTTATAAGCCCCTGCCCAATGGAGATTCCGCCTGCAGCGCAATCAAGCAGGTGGCTTCCGGCAGGTTTGGCGTGACCAGCGAGTACTTGACCAGCGCCAACGAAATCCAGATCAAGATGGCGCAGGGAGCCAAGCCCGGCGATGGCGGCCAACTGCCGGGACAAAAAGTTTATCCCTGGGTAGCCAAAGTCAGAGGCACTACGGCCGGGGTAGGGTTAATTTCGCCCCCGCCGCACCACGATATATATTCTATTGAGGACCTGGCCGAATTAATCCACGACCTGAAAAATTCTAATCCCGGCGCCAGGATTAACGTCAAGCTCGTTTCTGAGGTCGGTGTCGGTACTATCGCCGCCGGAGTAGCCAAGGGAAGAGCCGACGTCGTTTTAATAAGCGGCTATGACGGTGGTACGGGAGCGTCACCCCGCACCAGCACCAACCATGCCGGTCTTCCCTGGGAGCTGGGTGTAGCGGAAACCCACCAGACCCTGGTGATGAACAACCTGCGCGACAGGATTGTAATAGAGACGGACAGCAAGTTGATGACCGGTCGGGACGTGGCTATGGCCGCGCTTTTGGGCGCGGAAGAATACGGTTTTGGAACAGCAGCTCTGGTCGTGTTGGGTTGTGTGATGATGCGCGTGTGTTCCCTGGATACCTGCCCGGTCGGGGTTTGTACCCAGAACCCGGAACTGCGCAAGAATTTTAAGGGTAAGCCGGAGCATTTGATAAACTATATGCATTTTATTGCCCAGGAGCTGCGGGAAATAATGGCCCAGTTGGGTTTCCGCACCGTCAACGAAATGATCGGACGTACCGACGTACTGGAGCAGAGAGCAGGCATCGAGCACTGGAAGGCTAAAGGGTTGGATCTGTCAAGCCTGCTTTACCAGCCCGATGTTCCCGATAGTGTCGGCAGGTACTGCCGTACCGAGCAGTATCACGCGCTGGAAAAATCCCTGGACAGACAGTTTCTCCTGGAACTGTGCCGGGATGCTTTAAAACTTGGTAAGCCGGTGGAAGCCAAATTCCCGATCAAAAATACCAATCGAGTGGTCGGCACCATCCTGGGTCATGAGGTCACCAAACGTTACGGCGGTGAAGGGCTACCGGAAGACACAATCCGGTTATCTTTTGAGGGTTCGGCCGGTCAGAGCTTTGGCGCTTTTATCCCCCGGGGGATCACTATGACCGTAGAGGGTGACACCAACGACTATTTTGGTAAAGGCCTTTCCGGCGGCAAGCTGATTGTCTTTCCGCCGGCAAGCGCGACGTTTGTGCCTGAGGAAAATATTATTACCGGCAACGTGGCTTTATATGGCGCCACTTCCGGTGAGGCTTACATTCGCGGTGTGGCAGGAGAACGCTTCTGTGTCCGTAACAGCGGCGCCAACGCGGTGGTGGAAGGGGTCGGCGATCACGGCTGCGAATACATGACCGGCGGCCGTGTGGTTGTGCTGGGTACTACCGGCCGTAACTTCGCCGCCGGCATGTCCGGCGGGATTGCCTATGTTCTGGATGAGGATGGTACGTTCCCCGGACGCTGCAACTTGGGGATGGTTGATTTAGAAAAGCTTGATGATGCCGGCGAGATCGAGGAAGTATGGAATATGATTCATCGGCACTGGAAATATACCGGGAGCCAAAAAGCCGACTCGGTCCTTGACAACTGGCAGAAGATGGCCCCAAAATTTGTCAAGGTGATCCCCTTAGATTACAGGCGTATGCTTGGGGCCATCAAGCGCGCTTATCAGAAGGGCTTAAGTGGAGAAGAAGCGATTATGGTTGCCTTTGAAGAAAACGCCAAAGACGAGTCCAGAGTCAGCGGTAATTAG
- the glnA gene encoding type I glutamate--ammonia ligase codes for MGTSEKTQLIEKARNLGVKFIRLQFTDIFGVMKNVAITVEQLDKALDNELMFDGSSIDGFARIEESDMYLRPDIKSFEVFPWRPREGGVARLICDVYNPDGSPFEGDPRYVLKKVLTEAAEMGYTMQVGPEMEFFLFNVDKDGRPTLETHDSAGYFDLAPVDLGENARRAMVLTLEEMGFEIEASHHEVAPGQHEIDFKYSEALDVADKIMTFKMVVRTTAQRHGLHATFMPKPIFGINGSGMHMNQSLFKDGKNAFYDPSTPDQLSETAKYYIGGLVKHARAIAALTNPTINSYKRLVPGYEAPVYVAWSGRNRSPLIRIPAKRGSSTRIELRNPDPACNPYLAIAAALKAGLDGIKNKIQAPPPTNQNIYHMTAAERKELNIDSLPGSLAEALQELAKDDVIKSALGDHVYEKFVEAKTLEWDNYRVQIHTWEVDEYLTKF; via the coding sequence ATGGGAACTTCTGAAAAAACACAGCTTATTGAAAAAGCCAGAAACCTTGGGGTTAAGTTTATCCGTCTCCAGTTCACCGACATTTTCGGCGTGATGAAAAATGTTGCCATTACTGTTGAACAATTAGATAAGGCGCTTGATAATGAATTGATGTTTGACGGTTCCTCAATTGATGGTTTTGCCAGAATTGAAGAATCGGATATGTACCTGCGTCCCGATATTAAGAGTTTCGAGGTGTTTCCCTGGAGGCCACGGGAGGGCGGCGTAGCCCGGTTAATCTGTGATGTGTACAACCCTGATGGGTCGCCATTTGAAGGAGATCCACGCTATGTCTTGAAAAAGGTGCTGACCGAAGCTGCGGAAATGGGTTACACCATGCAGGTCGGTCCGGAAATGGAATTCTTTTTATTCAACGTGGATAAAGATGGCAGGCCCACCCTGGAAACTCATGACAGCGCCGGTTATTTTGACCTTGCCCCGGTAGACCTGGGCGAAAATGCCCGCCGCGCCATGGTGCTGACCCTGGAAGAAATGGGTTTTGAAATAGAGGCTTCCCACCACGAGGTGGCGCCCGGCCAACACGAGATCGACTTCAAGTATTCTGAAGCTCTGGATGTCGCCGACAAGATCATGACCTTCAAAATGGTTGTACGTACTACCGCCCAGCGCCATGGATTGCACGCTACCTTTATGCCAAAACCTATTTTCGGGATCAACGGCTCCGGTATGCATATGAACCAGTCGTTGTTTAAGGATGGGAAAAATGCCTTCTATGACCCCTCAACTCCTGATCAGTTAAGTGAAACGGCAAAATACTATATTGGCGGTCTGGTAAAACACGCCCGTGCTATTGCGGCTTTAACCAACCCCACGATTAACTCATATAAGCGATTGGTACCAGGATATGAGGCGCCGGTATACGTCGCCTGGTCCGGACGCAATAGAAGTCCGTTGATCCGTATCCCCGCCAAACGTGGCAGTTCAACCCGGATCGAGCTGAGGAACCCGGATCCGGCCTGCAACCCGTACCTGGCAATCGCCGCTGCTTTAAAAGCCGGCCTTGACGGGATTAAGAACAAAATTCAGGCGCCGCCGCCGACCAACCAGAATATTTATCATATGACTGCGGCAGAGCGCAAAGAGTTGAATATTGACAGCCTGCCGGGCAGTCTGGCGGAAGCCTTGCAGGAACTGGCCAAGGATGACGTTATTAAGAGCGCCCTGGGCGACCATGTTTATGAGAAATTTGTTGAAGCTAAAACGCTTGAGTGGGATAATTACCGCGTCCAGATTCACACGTGGGAAGTTGATGAGTACCTGACAAAGTTCTAG